Part of the Pelorhabdus rhamnosifermentans genome, TTAGACGTGGGACGGGAAAAATCGATTAATGCTTTGGAAGAGTCAATGGTACATGATAGGTTGATTATGTTGGCAACGCAAAAAGAGGCCCAAAATGATCAACCGGCAGCGGAGGATATTTTTGAAATTGGTACCATTGCTGAAATAAAACAGTTACTAAAATTGCCAGGTGGGACGATCCGTGTTCTTGTGGAGGGCTTATATAGAGCAAAAATTGTCAGCTATATGAGTTTTGATCCTTATTACTCCGTCGAAATTGAAGAGTTTTCTGCTGAAGAAGTAAAGACACCGGAAATTGAGGCGTTAACGCGCACCGTTATTCATCAGTTTGAGCAATGGGTTAAGTTAAGCAAAAAAATTCCGCCTGAAACGCTTGTATCCGTTGTTACTGTAGAAGATGCAGGGAGATTAACGGATCTGATTGCTACCCATTTGTCATTAAAAATCGAAGATAAGCAAGCGTTACTAGATGCTGTACTTATTAAAGAACGCCTTGAAAAGCTTTGTGAAATATTGGCCAGAGAAATGGAAATTCTCGAACTAGAGAAGAAGATTAATGTGAGAGTTCGTAAACAGATGGAGAAAACTCAAAAAGAGTATTATCTGCGTGAACAACTCAAAGCCATTCAGAAAGAACTGGGCGACAAGGATGATCGTACACTGGAATTGGAAGAGTACCGCGAGCGTATGAAAGAACAAGAGCTGCCCAAGGAAGTAGAAGAAAAAGTTCTGAAAGAAATGGATCGTCTGGAAAAAATGCCGCCTATGGTCGCCGAAAATGGCGTAATTCGGACTTATATTGATTGGATATTGTCATTGCCTTGGTCTAAAAGCTCGACAGACAGACTGGATGTTTCCATTGCTGAAAATATTCTCAATGAAGATCATTATGGCCTTGATAAAGTAAAAGAACGAATTTTGGAATATCTTGCCATTCGTAAACTCACGGATCACATGAAAGGACCGATTTTGTGTCTTGTGGGACCGCCGGGTGTGGGAAAAACCTCACTGGCGCGTTCAATTGCCCGTTCTATGGAACGAAAGTTTGTGCGTACTTCTCTGGGTGGTGTAAGGGATGAAGCAGAAATTCGTGGTCATCGCCGAACTTATGTGGGAGCTCTGCCTGGTCGTATCATTCAAGGTATGAAGACAGTTGATTCCAAAAATCCTGTGTTTTTACTTGATGAAGTGGATAAGATGAGTGCTGATTTCCGCGGTGATCCCTCGTCCGCGTTACTGGAAGTACTCGATCCAGAGCAGAATAATACTTTTAGCGATCATTATATCGAATTACCCTTTGATTTGTCGCGTGTACTTTGGATTGTTACAGCCAATGTCATTCACAATATTCCGCGGCCTTTACTGGATCGTATGGAGATTATCCAAATTCCCGGCTATACAGAGGAAGAAAAAGTTCAGATTGCCAAGAAGTATCTGATTGCTAAACAAACGAAAGAACATGGTTTGACAGCAAAGCAATTTAGCTTATCTGACGGGGCTTTGCAGAACATTATCCGTAATTATACACGTGAGGCAGGTGTGCGTGGCTTAGAACGCAGCATTGCTAGCTTGTGTCGTAAAGTGGCTCGCCTTATTGTACAGGAGAAAAAAAGCAGCGTTAAAGTAACACCTCAAAATCTTCACACTTATTTAGGACCCCTGCGTATTCGTCATTCTATGGCGGAAAAAGAACCCCAAGTAGGTGTGGCTACAGGACTTGCCTGGACAGAAGTCGGTGGCGATGTGTTGCCTGTGGAAGTGTCCACTATGAAAGGCAAGGGGAAATTGACGCTAACAGGTCAGTTAGGCGATGTCATGCAGGAAAGTGCGCAGGCTGGATTTAGTTATATCAGAAACCGTGCGCAGCAGCTTGGTATTGATGAAGAATTCCATGAGAAACTGGATATTCATGTTCATTTGCCTGAAGGGGCCATTCCTAAAGATGGTCCTTCAGCAGGTATTACCATGGCAACGGCCATTGTTTCAGCTCTTAATGGCTTACCCATTCGCAGTGATTTGGCTATGACAGGTGAAATTACTTTGCGCGGCAGGGTACTTCCTGTAGGCGGTCTCAAGGAAAAAATATTGGCAGCTCATCGTGCCGGAATTAAGACAATTTTGTTGCCTGCTGATAATAAATCTGACATTGAAGAGTTACCGGCCAATGTGAAGCGCAGCCTGGAATTTATTCCTGTTGAGCATATGGATGAAGTGCTAAAAGTGGCTTTATTGCCGGAAAAAGTGCAAAAATCAAAGGAGTCAACAAGTGAAATTAGAGAGTAACACGCTGCATCAGCAGCCAGAAGCAGCGAAAGTTGCCACTCCGGAATTAGAAATATTATCAGCAAAATATGTGGCTTCAGCTGTTCGTGAAGATCAGTATCCGGAAGAAAAGTTTATTGAGTGTGCTTTTGTCGGACGTTCCAATGTGGGGAAGTCATCGCTGATTAATTCCTTGTGTCGACACCGTGGCTTGGCTCGTACGAGTAGTACACCGGGTAAGACGCAGACACTTAATTTTTATCAATTACAAATTCGGCGGGTCTTAGAAAGAAAACAACTTTATTTTGTTGATCTGCCTGGCTATGGTTATGCTAAACGGTCTCAAAAACAGCGTACAAGCTGGGGGAAATTTATTGAAAATTATCTGACTGAGTCACGTCAGTTAAAAATGGTTTTTCAACTCATTGATATCCGTCACCCTGCCATGGACAGTGATGTGCAAATTTATAATTGGCTTATGAATGAGGGAATTCCTGTGCAAGTCATTGCTACAAAAGCCGATAAATTAACTAGAACATCGATTATGAAGCAACTTCAACTGATTGAACGGCAATTAAAATTGAATAGGGGACAGATTATTATGTATTCTTCCCTAAAAGTCATTGGGCGAAAGGAAGTTCTTAATGTGATGGGGGAGATCGCCGGATTTGGCAGTCTCTCTGATCGGGACTCTTGCTTGTGAGAGAGGCTGGATATGATGTTAACACCTTTAGATAAGTCCATTTTAAATATTATTCAAACGAGATTTCCTGTTGCCAAGCGTCCTTTTGCTGTTATAGCCCAGATCATAGGTTCAGAGGAGAAAACGGTGTTGACGCGCATTAAATGGATGAAAGAAAAGGGACTTATTCGTCGTATAGGTCCTTTTTTTGACTCGAAAAAGCTTGGCTATTGTGGCACACTTGTTGCTGTTGATGTTGATCCGATTTACATACAACAAGTGGCGGAGGCCATTAATTCTTATCCCGGTGTTACGCACAATTATGAGCGGGAGGGTCCGTTTAATTTATGGTTCACATTGCTTTCGCCGAATCAGGAGGCTCAGGACCGGATTTTGCATGAAATCCAAATTTTAACGGGAATTCAGCGGATGGTGAATTTACCTGCAACAAATAAAATAAAAGTTAATGTAGAGTTTACTTTAAAGTAGGTGAAGTAGGTGGATGAACTAGATCGAAAACTGGTTATTGCCATGCAAGGGGACCTTCCGCTTGTTCTTGAACCTTATGCCGAGATTGCACAGGAATTGGGTATAACGGAAGATAAACTATTTGAACGGCTGAAAGTGCTAACTAATGAGGGGCAAATTCGTAAAATGGGGGCCGTGCTAACGCATCGGCAACTTGGTTATGCAGCGAATGCCTTATGTGCATGGATTGTGCCGGATAGAAAGGTAGAGACGGTAGGGCAGTTAATGGCAGCACACGAAGCTGTGACTCACTGCTATTGCCGTGAAAAGAAAAGCAATTGGCCTTATAATTTCTATACCATGATTCATGGTAAAAGCCGGGCTATTTGTGAAGGCATTGCTCAGCAATTATCTTTAGCTACGGGTGTTGAACAATATATTTTGCTCTTCAGCACGAAGGAATGGAAAAAAACCAGTATGCGTTATTTTCAAGCAACTTAACTCGGGATGGTTTTTTCATGTATCCAGAGTATGATGATGCCTATACCTGAGTATGTAGAAAATTTGTGGAAAAAGGGTGCTGAAATACTTTAATTCAGAATAAAAAAGACAAATAAAGTAGAATATAGAGATATTGCTTGATGATTATAGATCTTTCTTGTAGGTGAATAAATTGAAAGTAACTGAGCTTTTTTCCAGTATTTCCGATGATTTAACTGCTGTTGAAACCGAACTTGTTTCAATTATTCAATCGCCTATGACACTCTTTCATGACATAGGAACCCATTTGGTGCAAGCAGGCGGAAAGAGACTTCGACCTGCTTTGTTTTTGTTATGTGCCAAGCAATCAGGTGTGACAAGTGCAGAAACGTTGCATTTGGCTACAGCCATCGAACTGATACATATGGCAACGCTTGTCCATGATGATGTTATTGACGTGGCGGAAGTGCGTCGAGGACTGCCAACTGCGAACATATTGTTTGGCAATCATGCTTCTGTGTTGACTGGAGACTATTTCTTTTCCAAGGCATTTTCTTTAGTTGCTCAGTTCTCAGTTCCTGACAGTTTAAAAATTCTTACGGATGCCATTCAAGTGATGTGCGAAGGGGAAATTGTTCAGGCCCAAGACTTGTATGTTCTTGATCAGAGTGTGTCTGATTATTATCATAAAATCAATTGTAAAACAGCTGATTTTATTGCGACGAGTTGTCAGTTAGGGGGACAGTGCGCTCAGTATGATAAAGTTTCTATTGATGCATTGCGTCACTACGGTTATAGCATTGGTATGGCTTTCCAGATTACAGATGACATTTTAGATGTCATAGCAAAGACTCAAGATGTAGGCAAGCCGACTGGTCATGATATTGGGCAGGGTCTTTTGACGCTACCTGTGTTATATGCCTTACAGCATGGGAAACATTGCGAGGAACTTCGTCAGCTTATTGAATCGAGGCGGATTATGGGAACGGCTTTGGAACAGGCTTTAGTCTGGATTCGTGAAGGAAGTGCTGTGGATTATTGTTATGAGCAAGTGGATGCGTATTTAAAACAAGCCCGGGAAGTCCTGCCTGTGTGTTTGTCTGAAAATGTTTATGAGTCACTTATTACTGTGACTGATTTTATTGGCCGAAGAATTTCTTGAACCCAATGATGATTCAACTAGCGGAATGATAAGGGTGCCTTTTTGATTTAAATGTATGATATTGTCTTTTAGCTGGTAAACAGTTATAATATAATATATAGGGTTGTGTATGGACGTAGACGGTTAGTTTGTCCATGCTTTTGCGCAAATCAATAGGTAATTCCTTTCAATTTTGGCTTATAGCCAGGAAGGTTGAGAGGAATTTTTCATATATGAAAGGGTGAAAAAGTGGCTAGAATACTTGATGGAAAACAGATTGCATCAGAGCTGAAAGAAAATATTGCTTTAGAAATAGCCAAGCTTAAGGAACAGTCAATTGTACCAGGGCTGGCTGTAGTGCTTGTTGGCGAAGATCCGGCGTCGAAGGTTTATGTGGGGCATAAAGAAAAAGCTTGCCAAGCTCTTGGTATTCATTCTGAAGTCATTCGTCTGGCTGAAACGATTACAACACAAGAACTTCTTGTTCAAATTAAACAATTGAATCAGCGTAGCGACATCCATGGCATTTTAGTCCAACTGCCTCTGCCGCAGCAATTAGATGAGCAGCGCATTATTGAATCTGTATCACCTGACAAAGATGTGGATGGATTTCATCCCATCAATGTGGGACTTTTGTCATTAGGACGGAAAACTTTTGTTCCTTGTACGCCACGTGGCATTATGGAAATGCTTAAATTCAGTGCCATTGATGTAGCAGGAAAGCATGCCGTGATTATTGGTAGGAGCAATATTGTTGGTAAACCACTTGCAGCATTGTTACTCGCCCAAAATGCGACAGTCACGGTTTGTCATTCGCATACAGTTAACTTAGCTCAAGTAACAAAAGAAGCCGATATTCTGATTGCTGCAGTCGGAAAAGGGAGATTTGTTACGGAAAATATGGTGAAACAAGGGGCTATTATTATTGATGTAGGCATTAATCGTGAGGGGAAAAAGCTTGTCGGTGATGTTGATTTTGATGAGGTAGAACAAGTGGCAAGCGCCATTACACCTGTCCCCGGTGGCGTAGGTCCTTTAACGATTATGATGCTTATGGCGAATACGATTGAAGCTGCTAAGCGAAGGGCTTTATGCAATAAGGCAAAATAAGCTGTCACTACATATATTCATAATTCGGTAAAAGTTTAGGGGGGGCATAAAATGAAAAGTGATGTGGAAATTGCTCAAGCTGCAGTCAAACAGCCAATTACGACGGTTGCTGCGGAATTGGGGATTACAGAAGATGAATTGGAATTATACGGTAAATACAAGGCCAAAATTTCGCTTCAAACCTGGGAAAATTTAAGCAAGAAGTCCGATGGAAAATTGGTGCTCGTTACAGCGATTAATCCGACTCCGGCTGGTGAAGGTAAAACGACAACAACAGTTGGTTTGGGCGATGCATTACGGCGCTTAGGCAAGAAAGTTGTCATTGCCCTCCGCGAGCCTTCTTTAGGGCCTTGTTTTGGTCTCAAGGGTGGAGCGGCTGGCGGCGGATATGCCCAAGTTGTTCCCATGGAAGATATTAATTTGCATTTTACCGGAGATATTCATGCCATTACTACGGCACATAATCTTCTTGCCGCGATTATTGACAATCATATTCATCAAGGGAATGAGCTTAATATTGATCCAAGACGGATTACTTGGCGACGGGTGATGGATCTTAATGAACGGGCGTTGCGTCAGATTATTACAGGTCTTGGCGGCAAAGCCAACGGTGTACCGCGTGAGGCTGGATTTGATATTACGGTAGCATCGGAAATGATGGCTATTTTGTGTTTAGCTAAGGATTTGGATGATATGAAACAGCGAATCAATCGGATTATTGTGGGTTACACCTATGATAATCAGCCTGTTACGGTTGCCGAACTCAAAGTGGCCGGAGCCTTGACTTTGTTATTTAAAGATGCAATCAAACCGAATTTGGTGCAAACGCTGGAAAATACGCCGGCTCTTGTCCATGGGGGGCCTTTTGCTAATATCGCTCATGGCTGTAATAGTATTATGGCGACGAAAATGGGATTAAAGCTTGGCGACATTGTTGTCACAGAGGCTGGTTTCGGTGCTGATTTGGGGGCCGAAAAATTTCTTGATATTAAATGCCGTTTTGCTGGCTTTAAACCCGATGCCGTAGTCATTGTTGCCACCGTTCGTGCTTTAAAAATGCATGGCGGTATAGCTAAAAGTGCCTTAACGACTGAAAATTTGACGGCTTTGAAACAGGGGATGGACAACCTTATTAAACATATTGAAAATATTGCGAAATTTCATCTGCCTGTTGTTGTGGCTGTGAATGCTTTCCCGACTGATACAAAAGCCGAGCTTGATTTGTTAGCTAATGAGTGCCAAAAATTAGGTGCCGACGTGTCTGTTTCAAATGTATGGGCTGATGGCGGTGCAGGCGGCATTGATTTAGCGCACAAGGTGCTTGAAGCTTGCAATAAACCAAATGATTTTCAATTTATTTATGATGTGACGCAATCTATTAAAGCGAAGATAACGACGATTGCGCAGGAAATATATGGTGCCAGGGATGTGCAATTTACACCTCAAGTAGAGAAGACTATTGCCGAGCTGATGAAGTTAGGTTTTGATCAAACACCCATTTGTATGGCGAAAACGCAGTATTCCTTAAGTGATGACAAAGATAAATTGGGTCGTCCAACTGATTTTACCATTACCGTGCGTGAAGTGCGTGTGGCAGCAGGGGCTGGTTTTTTGGTTGCTTTGACAGGCAATATTATGACCATGCCCGGACTTCCGAAACATCCAGCAGCTGAGGGAATGGATATTTTAAATGATGGTACTATTGTAGGTTTATTTTAGTGTTACCTGTTTTTATAAATCGCATTTCGAGGAGTGGTTGAATGTTTAAAATCGTTGCAAAAAAAGTTTTATCACCCACAGTCAAGCAGTTTGCCATGGCTGCACCGCAAATTGCAAAAAAATGTCAGCCGGGGCAATTTGTGATTATCCGAATTGATGACGAAGGGGAACGTGTACCTCTCACAATTGCTGATTTCGACCGGGATAAAGGGACAATTACCTTGCTTTTTCAGGAAGTTGGGGCGTCAACCCAGCAGCTAGGGCAGCTTGAAGAAGGCGAAAGTATTCTCGATATTGCTGGTCCGTTAGGTAATCCGACGCACATAAAAAAAATGGGAACTGTTGTATGTATTGGCGGGGGTATTGGTACAGCTCCTGTATATCCCATTGCCCGTGCCATGAAAGCAGCGGGCAATCGTGTGATTTCTATTATTGGTGCACGTACGGCGGAACTATTAATTTTTGAAGATGAAATGAAAAATGCCAGTGATGAACTCTATATTACAACGGATGATGGTTCCAAAGGAATCAAAGGGTTTGTAACAGATGTACTGAAGCGCTTAATTGATGACGAAGAAAAATTGGCCGAAGTCATGGCAATTGGTCCTGTCGTGATGATGCGCGGCGTTGCTGAAGTGACACGTCCTTATAAAATTCCGACGGTTGTTAGCCTAAATCCAATTATGGTCGATGGCACAGGTATGTGTGGCGGTTGTCGGGTGGCTGTAGGAAATGAAAGCAAATTTGCTTGTGTTGATGGACCGGAATTTGATGCCCATCAAGTGGACTTTGACACCTTAATTGCTCGTCAAAAAATGTATATTCCACTTGAGAAAAAGAGTTGTGAAAATGGAAGGGGGGGCTGCAAATGTCACCAGTCATGAAAAAACATGCCATGCCTGAACAAGATCCCAAGGTTCGAGCTAAAAATTTTAATGAAGTAACATTAGGATATGGTGAAGACACTGCCCTTGCTGAAGCACAGCGTTGTTTGCATTGCAAAACAGCCCCTTGTCGCCAAGGCTGTCCTGTTGAGGTAAATATTCCCGAATTTATTCAGCACATTAAAGATGGACAAATGGATGAGGCCATAAAAAGCTTAAAAAGCTATAATAGTCTCCCTGCCGTGTGCGGGCGTGTTTGTCCGCAGGAAGAACAGTGTGAAAAGCATTGTGTGCTGGCAAAGAAAGGCGAGTCTGTTGGGATCGGCCGCTTAGAACGGTATGCAGCTGATTATGCAAGAGAACATGGCGAGACAGTAACGGCACCACAAAGGAAAGCAAATGCACAAAAGGTGGCCGTCATTGGCGCTGGCCCGGCAGGTCTTACGGCAGCAGGCGATTTGGCTAAACTAGGCTATGCTGTGACGATATTTGAAGCTTTGCATGCGCCAGGTGGAGTTCTCATGTATGGCATCCCAGAATTTCGGTTGCCCAAAGCCATTGTGCAGCAGGAAATTAGCAATCTAAAAAAATTGGGTGTAGTTATTGAAGTGAATGCCATTATTGGCCGGACCTATACGATTGATGAGTTACTTGATGAGGAAGGTTTTGAGGCTGTCTTTATTGGGACAGGCGCTGGTTTACCGCACTTTTTACAAATTCCGGGTGAAAATCTAAATGGTGTATATTCGGCCAATGAGTTTTTAACGCGTTGTAATTTAATGAAGGCCTATCAATTTCCGAAAGCAGCGACACCCATTAAAGTGGGCCATAAGGTTGCTGTTGTTGGCGGTGGCAATGTGGCGATGGATGCTGCTCGAACGGCACTTCGTCTGGGAGCGGAAGAATCTTATATTGTCTATCGGCGATCCGAAACAGAAATGCCGGCTCGTTTAGAAGAAGTACATCATGCTAAAGAGGAAGGCGTGCAGTTTAGACTGCTAACGAATCCGCTTGAGGTTGTTGGAAAGGACAGCTGGGTTACGGGGCTTAGGTGCATGAAGATGGAGCTTGGCGAGCCTGATGCGAGTGGTAGGCGTCGTCCTGTAGAAATAGCCGGATCGGAGTTTACTCTTGATGTAGATGTAGTGATTATGGCGATTGGTCAAGGGCCGAATCCGTTGATACAATCGACAACAAAGGGATTAGATACGAATAAACGCGGTAATATTATCGCTGATGAAGAGACAGGCCAGACTTCACGACTGGGTATTTTTGCTGGTGGTGATATTGTGACAGGCGCAGCAACTGTTATATTGGCCATGGGAGCAGGAAAGAAAGCTGCTGTGGCCATAGACAAGTATCTACAGGAAAAACGTCAGTAAGACAGAGTGCCTGAGCTTGACAAGGCATGACAAAGTGAGTAATATGTTAATGAAACTAATAACTAGATAAAGTAACTGCAGTGATTGGAAGAGTAAGTTCATTTAAGTGCACAGAAAAGAGATTCTTAAGGCTGAAAGATCTCTCAACTTTGATGGTACTGAAAGTCATCCAGGAGTTGTCGTGTTGAAAAAAGTAGGTGCGACCGGTTTTGTTCCGTTATAACAAGCGAAGTGTTCAGCGAAGACCGCTGAAAATTAAGGTGGTACCACGAAAGAAGACCCTTTCGTCCTTTTTAGGATGAAAGGGTTTGTTGTTTTTATTATAAGAAAGTAATCAGCAGTTTTTCTTATTTTATTGGAGGAGGAACATAAATTGAGTGAGAAAGAAGCACTATCGACGGTATATGATCCCGCAGCATTTGAAAAAAAATGGTATAAATATTGGCAAGACAATCACTTTTTTCATGCTGAAGTAGAACCTGATAAACAGCCCTTTAGTATGGTTATTCCACCGCCCAATGTAACAGGGAAACTTCATATGGGCCATGCTTTAGACAATACCTTGCAGGATATCCTTATTCGGTTTCGGCGTATGCAAGGTTACAATACTTTGTGGATGCCTGGCACGGATCACGCGGGTATTGCCACGCAAATCAAGGTGGAAGAAGTACTTACCAAGGAAGAAGGTAAAAGTCGCTACGATTTAGGGCGTGACGCTTTTATTGATCGCGTATGGGAATGGAAAGAAAAGTTTGGCAGTAACATTATTAATCAATTGCATAGTATGGGGGCTTCTTGCGATTGGGAACGCGAACGATTTACGATGGATGAAGGTTGTTCAAAGGCTGTCCGAGAGGTCTTTGTCACTCTTTATGAGAAAGGCCTTATTTATCAGGGACATCGTATTACCAATTGGTGTCCGCGCTGTAATACAGCATTAAGTGATATTGAAGTCGAGCATGAAGATCAGGCCGGTCATTTATTTTATGTTCGTTATGACTGTGAAGATGGAACACCTGGCTTGACAATTGCTACGACGCGTCCTGAGACGCTGCTTGGCGATAGTGCTGTCGCTGTTCATCCAGACGACAAACGCTATCAGCATTTAATTGGTAAAAATTTAGTATTGCCGATAGTTCACCGACACATTCCAGTGATTGCTGATGAATATGTTGATCCTTCCTTTGGGACAGGCGCTGTAAAAATTACGCCGGCTCATGACCCCAATGACTTTGACATGGGGCTTCGTCATCGTTTGCCCGAGTATATTGTCATTAATTCCGATGGCACGATGGCTAAAGAAACGGGGAAATATGCCGGAATGGATCGGTTTGTGTGCCGCAAAGCGCTTGTGCATGATTTAGAAGAACAAGGCCAGCTCGTAAAAATTGAGGATCACAGTCATGCTGTTGGACATTGCCAACGCTGTCATACCGTTGTTGAACCACTCGTTTCAAAGCAATGGTTTGTTAAAATGGAACCACTAGCCAAACCTGCCATTGAAGCGGTGACAAGTGGTAAAATTCAGTTCGTGCCCCAGCGATTTACGAAAATTTACAGCAATTGGCTGGAGAATATTCGCGACTGGTGTATTTCCCGGCAGATTTGGTGGGGGCATCGTATTCCGGCTTGGTATTGCGAGTCATGTGGCAAAACGATCGTTTCCAGACAAGATGTGACGGCTTGTCCTCATTGCGGGGGCAAAGTTATGCAAGACCCAGATGTGCTTGATACCTGGTTTAGTTCGGCTTTATGGCCTTTTTCAACCATGGGCTGGCCTGCTGATACAGCTGAAGTGAAGCAGTTTTATCCCACAAGTGTTCTTGTGACAGGCTATGATATTATCTTTTTCTGGGTTGCCCGTATGATTATGATGGGGTTGGAATTTAAACAGGAAATTCCTTTTAAACATGTTTTTATTCATGGACTTGTGCGTGACAGTCAAGGCCGAAAGATGAGTAAATCATTAGGGAACGGCATTGATCCCTTAGAGGTTATTGAAAAGTATGGTGCCGATACGCTGCGTTTTATGCTGATTACAGGGAATACACCTGGCAATGATATGCGCTTTTATTGGGAAAGAGTTGAAGCGAGCCGTAACTTTGCTAATAAAATTTGGAATGCATCGCGTTTTATGCTCATGAATTTAGAAGGCTTTGATAAAGACTTCCGACCTGAAAACGTTCATTTGGCTGATCGCTGGATTTTGAGTCGCTACAATCAGACTATTCAGGAGGTAACAAAAAATTTAGAGCAGTTTGAACTTGGTGAAGCAGCTCGGTTATTATATGAATTTATTTGGAATGAATTTTGTGACTGGTATATTGAGTTATCTAAGAATCGTTTGTATGGCAAGGAAGATGAAACAAGCCGCAAGACGGCACAGTATGTATTAAGCCATGTCCTGAGGGGAACAATGGAATTGCTTCATCCTTTTATGCCGTTTATTACGGAAGCCATTTGGCAGAACTTGCCTCATGAAGGCAAGAGTATTATGATTGCCAAGTGGCCTGTGGCTCAAGAACAATTAATTGACGAAGAAGCTGAAAATCATATGGCAGCTGTCATGGATACTGTAAAGGCCATTCGTAATATGCGTGCTGAAGTAAATGTAGCGCCAGGCAAGAAGTGCCAGGTGATTTTGAAACTAGCTGATCAAGCTTTGACGCCCGTTTTTGAGCGTAATCAAGGGTATCTTTTTACACTGGCTGGTGCTGATTCTCTTGTACTTCTTAGTAATGATATGGCCAAACCGGAAAACGCCATGACAGCTGTGGTAAGTGGGATTGAAATCTTTCTTCCACTGAAAGGCTTGATTGATATTGACAAAGAAATGGCTCGCTTGACGAAAGAATTGACATCCCTTGATAAAGAAGTGGCCCGCATTGAAGGAAAATTGAACAATGCCGGTTTTGTAGCCAAGGCGCCAAGTGAAGTGATTGAGAAAGAAAAAACAAAATTAAGTGGTTATGAGCAGCAACGAGCGGCTGTTCGTGAGCGGTTAGCCTATTTGGATACTTTGTAATCTTGTCAGCAGGGCTTGTCCCTGCTGAATTCTTAATTAGGAAGTGATTCATATGAGCTATGAAGAAGCATTGAAGTATTTGCAATCTTTAATGACATTTGGCAGTCAACTGGGCTTAGTGCGGATCAAAGAGCTTCTGAAATTGATGGGAAATCCCCAGAATTCTTACA contains:
- a CDS encoding formate--tetrahydrofolate ligase, translated to MKSDVEIAQAAVKQPITTVAAELGITEDELELYGKYKAKISLQTWENLSKKSDGKLVLVTAINPTPAGEGKTTTTVGLGDALRRLGKKVVIALREPSLGPCFGLKGGAAGGGYAQVVPMEDINLHFTGDIHAITTAHNLLAAIIDNHIHQGNELNIDPRRITWRRVMDLNERALRQIITGLGGKANGVPREAGFDITVASEMMAILCLAKDLDDMKQRINRIIVGYTYDNQPVTVAELKVAGALTLLFKDAIKPNLVQTLENTPALVHGGPFANIAHGCNSIMATKMGLKLGDIVVTEAGFGADLGAEKFLDIKCRFAGFKPDAVVIVATVRALKMHGGIAKSALTTENLTALKQGMDNLIKHIENIAKFHLPVVVAVNAFPTDTKAELDLLANECQKLGADVSVSNVWADGGAGGIDLAHKVLEACNKPNDFQFIYDVTQSIKAKITTIAQEIYGARDVQFTPQVEKTIAELMKLGFDQTPICMAKTQYSLSDDKDKLGRPTDFTITVREVRVAAGAGFLVALTGNIMTMPGLPKHPAAEGMDILNDGTIVGLF
- a CDS encoding sulfide/dihydroorotate dehydrogenase-like FAD/NAD-binding protein encodes the protein MFKIVAKKVLSPTVKQFAMAAPQIAKKCQPGQFVIIRIDDEGERVPLTIADFDRDKGTITLLFQEVGASTQQLGQLEEGESILDIAGPLGNPTHIKKMGTVVCIGGGIGTAPVYPIARAMKAAGNRVISIIGARTAELLIFEDEMKNASDELYITTDDGSKGIKGFVTDVLKRLIDDEEKLAEVMAIGPVVMMRGVAEVTRPYKIPTVVSLNPIMVDGTGMCGGCRVAVGNESKFACVDGPEFDAHQVDFDTLIARQKMYIPLEKKSCENGRGGCKCHQS
- the gltA gene encoding NADPH-dependent glutamate synthase, coding for MSPVMKKHAMPEQDPKVRAKNFNEVTLGYGEDTALAEAQRCLHCKTAPCRQGCPVEVNIPEFIQHIKDGQMDEAIKSLKSYNSLPAVCGRVCPQEEQCEKHCVLAKKGESVGIGRLERYAADYAREHGETVTAPQRKANAQKVAVIGAGPAGLTAAGDLAKLGYAVTIFEALHAPGGVLMYGIPEFRLPKAIVQQEISNLKKLGVVIEVNAIIGRTYTIDELLDEEGFEAVFIGTGAGLPHFLQIPGENLNGVYSANEFLTRCNLMKAYQFPKAATPIKVGHKVAVVGGGNVAMDAARTALRLGAEESYIVYRRSETEMPARLEEVHHAKEEGVQFRLLTNPLEVVGKDSWVTGLRCMKMELGEPDASGRRRPVEIAGSEFTLDVDVVIMAIGQGPNPLIQSTTKGLDTNKRGNIIADEETGQTSRLGIFAGGDIVTGAATVILAMGAGKKAAVAIDKYLQEKRQ
- a CDS encoding valine--tRNA ligase, which gives rise to MSEKEALSTVYDPAAFEKKWYKYWQDNHFFHAEVEPDKQPFSMVIPPPNVTGKLHMGHALDNTLQDILIRFRRMQGYNTLWMPGTDHAGIATQIKVEEVLTKEEGKSRYDLGRDAFIDRVWEWKEKFGSNIINQLHSMGASCDWERERFTMDEGCSKAVREVFVTLYEKGLIYQGHRITNWCPRCNTALSDIEVEHEDQAGHLFYVRYDCEDGTPGLTIATTRPETLLGDSAVAVHPDDKRYQHLIGKNLVLPIVHRHIPVIADEYVDPSFGTGAVKITPAHDPNDFDMGLRHRLPEYIVINSDGTMAKETGKYAGMDRFVCRKALVHDLEEQGQLVKIEDHSHAVGHCQRCHTVVEPLVSKQWFVKMEPLAKPAIEAVTSGKIQFVPQRFTKIYSNWLENIRDWCISRQIWWGHRIPAWYCESCGKTIVSRQDVTACPHCGGKVMQDPDVLDTWFSSALWPFSTMGWPADTAEVKQFYPTSVLVTGYDIIFFWVARMIMMGLEFKQEIPFKHVFIHGLVRDSQGRKMSKSLGNGIDPLEVIEKYGADTLRFMLITGNTPGNDMRFYWERVEASRNFANKIWNASRFMLMNLEGFDKDFRPENVHLADRWILSRYNQTIQEVTKNLEQFELGEAARLLYEFIWNEFCDWYIELSKNRLYGKEDETSRKTAQYVLSHVLRGTMELLHPFMPFITEAIWQNLPHEGKSIMIAKWPVAQEQLIDEEAENHMAAVMDTVKAIRNMRAEVNVAPGKKCQVILKLADQALTPVFERNQGYLFTLAGADSLVLLSNDMAKPENAMTAVVSGIEIFLPLKGLIDIDKEMARLTKELTSLDKEVARIEGKLNNAGFVAKAPSEVIEKEKTKLSGYEQQRAAVRERLAYLDTL